In a single window of the Elaeis guineensis isolate ETL-2024a chromosome 6, EG11, whole genome shotgun sequence genome:
- the LOC105036225 gene encoding uncharacterized protein codes for MSTAFDFVLPKATETPSPLSTQWTGLKISPFSPSSLPIALRPKRPIPIPFPIQAISHQNHYHHPFPLSLHPIQPTITTAPTTVSAGRSKKKPGGPSPGRIEGNAEVRRQAKENARRRSRRRAENRFYRRNRSNGNYADHFTEDELQMIGLGYDRSVRFLQKDDPDLRHPYDWYKYGRYGPYSWRGIVIGPPIRGRFTDDRVSIYGEVRDHEEFEEIEQFEMSSDFSKRLAALDSSIGFRYYWVFVRHPKWRPTELPWQQWTLVCEVALEAGKEERLDKWSLMARLGNKTRAMITQCAAWMRPDIIYVKRPVYQSRFEPQDDFFKLLGPLLDPTTENEYPCELKTEGGRVETCTYFGGLCKIVKISPKAYVDDVVKAYQKLGDKGKSRCLEFLLTNHPMELLHPYTKEWKAKLEEMELGCDAPDDSESENGDQVESQVTAWSEDDEEDEDDAVIDVGEEEDNEEVATDRKESAEYWIEQWKKAMRSSDEMENFVKKSIEISDELYERQMMEEQRMKERMKDGNLRTAVLDQEERNEEFDSEGDEDPKEGGSKSKKPSGLFLRAAVRPFTYRNLVKEIVLMRHGIIDGDIKASG; via the coding sequence ATGTCGACCGCTTTCGACTTTGTCCTCCCAAAAGCCACCGAAACCCCCTCCCCACTCTCAACTCAGTGGACAGGTCTGAAGATAAGCCCCTTCTCCCCTTCCTCCCTCCCAATCGCCCTTCGCCCCAAGAGGCCAATCCCAATCCCATTCCCTATCCAAGCAATCTCCCACCAAAACCATTACCACCACCCCTTCCCCCTCTCCCTCCACCCCATCCAGCCCACCATCACCACCGCTCCCACCACCGTCTCCGCTGGCCGCAGCAAGAAGAAGCCCGGCGGCCCTTCCCCGGGCCGCATCGAGGGCAACGCGGAGGTCCGGCGGCAGGCCAAGGAGAACGCCCGCCGACGGTCCCGCCGCCGCGCCGAGAACCGCTTCTACCGCCGCAACCGCTCTAACGGTAACTACGCCGACCACTTCACCGAGGATGAGCTCCAGATGATCGGCCTCGGCTACGACCGCTCTGTCCGCTTCCTCCAGAAAGACGACCCCGACCTCCGCCACCCCTACGACTGGTACAAGTACGGCCGCTACGGCCCTTACTCCTGGCGCGGCATCGTCATCGGCCCCCCCATCCGTGGCCGCTTCACCGACGACCGCGTCTCCATCTACGGCGAGGTCCGCGACCACGAAGAATTCGAAGAGATCGAGCAATTCGAGATGTCCTCCGACTTCTCCAAACGCCTCGCCGCCCTCGATTCCAGCATCGGCTTCCGGTACTACTGGGTCTTCGTCCGCCACCCGAAATGGCGGCCCACCGAGCTCCCGTGGCAGCAGTGGACGCTGGTGTGCGAGGTGGCGCTGGAAGCCGGGAAGGAGGAGAGGCTCGACAAGTGGAGCCTCATGGCCCGACTCGGCAACAAGACGAGGGCCATGATCACCCAGTGCGCCGCCTGGATGCGGCCCGACATCATTTACGTCAAGCGCCCCGTGTACCAGAGCCGGTTCGAGCCCCAGGACGACTTCTTCAAGCTGCTCGGCCCGCTGCTCGACCCGACCACGGAGAACGAATACCCCTGCGAGCTCAAGACAGAGGGTGGCCGGGTCGAAACCTGCACCTACTTCGGCGGGCTCTGCAAGATCGTGAAGATAAGCCCCAAGGCCTACGTCGACGACGTCGTGAAGGCATACCAGAAGCTCGGCGATAAGGGGAAGTCGAGGTGCTTGGAGTTTTTGCTGACCAACCACCCCATGGAGCTCCTTCATCCATATACCAAGGAGTGGAAGGCCAAGCTGGAGGAGATGGAGCTGGGCTGCGATGCCCCCGACGATAGCGAGTCCGAAAATGGTGATCAGGTCGAGAGTCAGGTTACAGCTTGGAGCGAGGACGATGAGGAGGATGAGGATGATGCAGTGATCGATGTTGGAGAAGAGGAGGACAATGAGGAAGTGGCAACTGATCGAAAAGAGAGCGCCGAGTATTGGATCGAGCAGTGGAAGAAGGCTAtgaggagctcggatgaaatggAGAATTTCGTGAAGAAAAGCATCGAGATTTCTGATGAATTATATGAGAGGCAGATGATGGAAGAGCAGCGAATGAAGGAGAGGATGAAAGATGGGAATCTGCGCACTGCTGTTTTGGATCAGGAGGAGCGCAATGAAGAGTTCGATAGTGAAGGGGATGAAGATCCCAAGGAGGGAGGGAGCAAGAGCAAGAAACCTAGTGGACTGTTCTTGAGAGCTGCCGTCCGGCCTTTTACTTACCGGAATCTTGTCAAGGAAATTGTCCTGATGCGGCATGGTATCATTGACGGAGATATCAAAGCAAGTGGCTGA
- the LOC105036224 gene encoding L-type lectin-domain containing receptor kinase IX.1 produces MIFAYLSAMVPSSSRIFSTLIFFSILVPFASSLAFNFSSFDQNTPVRIEFQGDAFFDKEIRLTKNELNTPITNSVGRAVYKEPLLLWNSGTGELTDFITHFSFVIDSFNESVYGHGLAFFLTPYPSSIPDNSSGGYLGLFSEQPTPNTSPNRTVAVEFDSFRNDWDPSPNHIGIDIDSIKSNATVVWNSSVKNGRTANAWISYTASTRNLSVFLTYAKNPTFGGNSSLSCIVDLKEILPENVAIGFSAATGDAVEIHNLLSWDFSSTLEPRKKSRTGLLVGLASGVGVLMAVLVLSCVVLWRRKARRGRDEEDQDYDESIDDEFEQGRGPRRFPNSALVSATKNFSEEGKLGEGGFGAVYRGLLSDPKLEVAIKRVSKGSKQGRKEYVSEVKIISRLRHRHLVQLVGWCHGRGEFLLVYEFMPNGSLDQHLYSTERILTWAMRYKIALGLASALLYLHEEWEQCVVHRDVKPSNVMLDSTFSAKLGDFGLARLIDHDRGSQTTVLAGTMGYLAPECVTTGKASKESDVYSFGVVALEIACGRRPVEPRENLSKVRLVEWVWELYGGKMILEAADERLAGEFDEQQIERLMIVGLWCAHPDYNLRPSIRQVISVLNFEAPLADLPPKMPVPMYYAPPMDICRFTFTSSVATSTDMNSTSRGSTTNSSNSTMSQSSSSTACLMKSHKSDM; encoded by the coding sequence ATGATCTTTGCTTACCTTTCAGCCATGGTTCCCTCCAGTTCAAGAATTTTCTCCACCCTGATCTTCTTTTCCATCTTGGTTCCCTTTGCAAGCTCGCTTGCCTTCAACTTCTCCAGTTTCGATCAGAACACGCCGGTGAGGATCGAGTTCCAGGGCGATGCTTTCTTCGACAAGGAGATCAGGCTCACCAAGAACGAGCTCAACACACCAATCACCAACAGCGTTGGCAGAGCGGTGTACAAGGAGCCGCTTCTCCTTTGGAACTCTGGCACCGGAGAGCTGACCGACTTCATCACCCATTTTTCGTTCGTCATCGACTCCTTCAACGAATCAGTGTATGGCCATGGACTAGCTTTCTTCCTCACGCCATACCCTTCCAGCATCCCTGACAATTCCTCCGGTGGCTACCTCGGCCTCTTCAGCGAGCAGCCAACTCCAAACACGTCACCGAATCGCACCGTGGCCGTCGAGTTTGACAGCTTTCGGAATGACTGGGATCCAAGCCCGAATCACATTGGAATCGACATCGATTCAATCAAATCTAATGCCACCGTGGTCTGGAACAGCAGCGTCAAGAATGGTAGAACGGCGAATGCATGGATCAGCTACACTGCTAGTACTAGAAACTTGAGCGTCTTCTTAACCTATGCTAAAAATCCAACTTTTGGCGGGAATTCGAGCCTGTCTTGCATCGTTGATCTAAAGGAAATCTTGCCGGAGAATGTGGCTATCGGCTTCTCAGCCGCGACAGGCGATGCGGTCGAGATCCACAACCTCCTATCCTGGGATTTCAGTTCAACCCTGGAGcccagaaagaaaagcagaaccGGACTGCTGGTAGGGTTGGCTTCTGGCGTGGGAGTGCTGATGGCCGTGTTGGTATTGTCGTGTGTAGTTTTGTGGAGGAGGAAGGCAAGAAGAGGGAGAGATGAAGAGGACCAGGATTACGATGAGAGCATTGATGATGAGTTTGAGCAAGGCAGGGGGCCAAGGAGGTTTCCTAACAGTGCATTGGTGAGCGCGACCAAGAATTTCTCCGAGGAGGGGAAGCTTGGAGAGGGAGGATTTGGAGCAGTCTACAGAGGCTTATTGAGTGACCCAAAACTAGAAGTGGCGATCAAGAGGGTCTCGAAAGGTTCGAAACAGGGGCGAAAGGAGTATGTCTCCGAGGTTAAGATTATCAGCCGGCTGAGGCACCGGCATTTGGTGCAGCTCGTTGGCTGGTGCCATGGTCGAGGTGAATTCTTGCTGGTTTATGAATTCATGCCCAATGGAAGTCTTGATCAACATCTATATAGCACGGAACGGATCCTCACTTGGGCGATGAGGTATAAGATTGCACTTGGCTTGGCCTCGGCGTTGCTCTATCTACACGAAGAATGGGAGCAATGTGTGGTGCACCGGGATGTCAAACCAAGCAATGTGATGCTGGATTCCACATTCAGTGCTAAACTCGGTGATTTCGGGCTGGCAAGGCTCATCGACCATGATCGTGGCTCGCAGACAACAGTCCTAGCCGGGACCATGGGATACCTGGCGCCTGAATGTGTCACCACCGGCAAAGCCAGCAAGGAGTCTGATGTCTATAGCTTTGGAGTGGTAGCACTGGAAATTGCCTGCGGCCGAAGGCCGGTGGAGCCTAGGGAGAACCTAAGCAAGGTAAGATTGGTTGAATGGGTTTGGGAGCTTTATGGGGGGAAGATGATTCTCGAAGCGGCTGACGAGAGACTAGCTGGTGAGTTTGACGAGCAACAAATTGAGCGCTTGATGATTGTTGGGCTATGGTGTGCACATCCAGATTATAATCTAAGGCCATCTATTAGGCAGGTGATCAGCGTGTTGAACTTTGAAGCTCCTCTGGCTGATCTTCCTCCGAAAATGCCTGTGCCGATGTACTATGCACCTCCAATGGATATTTGTCGATTCACATTTACATCATCAGTTGCAACTTCAACTGATATGAATTCTACATCAAGAGGCAGCACCACTAATTCTTCCAACTCAACCATGTCCCAGAGTTCATCTTCCACAGCTTGCCTAATGAAATCACATAAATCTGACATGTAA